A window of Bacillota bacterium genomic DNA:
GCCGCCTTTACAATTTTAAGAGCGAAACTCCTGGATCTGAGGCTTAAGGAGCGTGAAGCGGAATTGGCCACGATCAGGGGGGAGCAGCGTGACATCGCCTGGGGCAGTCAGATTCGCTCGTACATCCTAAACCCGTACAGCCTGGTGAAGGACCACCGGACGAACCTGGAACGAGGCAACGTCCAGGCGGTGCTTGACGGTGAAATCGACGATTTTATTCGTGCCTTCCTGCAACTGGAGGCTCAGGAGCTAAGCCAATCGGGTCCATAACGGGTGACCCGAGGGTTTACGGGGTGCCAGATATATGCATAGTTAACCGGGCGGTCATCAACCTCCCGGTTTTTTTTATTTCATCAGCGGATGATGCGTTACGGCGGTCGAAGAGGCTGTTTTTCCCAGAGGAAAAGGAGGAATTAACCGCAGGGGCGCGAATTAAATAAAAGCGTTCCACCCGGAATGTCATAAATGTTCCATGTTTCTTGGTTAAGGTCAGCCGGACGAAGTTGCGCCGCTTCTTCCGGAAAATCCGGCGGTAATCATGGGATGGTGATGCACGTCCCTGACGGCTTTCGGTGACCAAACTTAGAAAAGTTCCCGGAGGTCGCGAAAAACAAGCATGGCGCGAAAGGCGAAGACGACCGGCGCGGATTCAGATGTCAGAAACCGGAAGTCAGATGTCAGATTAAACATGAGGATTCCGCAACAGTGAATTCCTTCAAGACCTACGACTTCTGACATCCTGCATCCGACTTCCGAACAGCCGGGCGTTGTTTTGCATCGGCATCCCAGGGCATGCTAAAGTTCAGGGGTGCCGATGCTGGGCAGGGTGGTCTGGAATTTACTACTTTTTTTAATCGGGGTCGTTTTGATAGCCCTGGGGCTGGACCTCTTCCTGGTGCCCAACAAGATTGCAGCCGGTGGAGTAAGCGGTATCGCTACGGTTCTCCATTATGTTTTCGGTTTTCCGGTCGGTGTGTCCATGCTGGCGCTGAATGTTCCGCTTTTCTTCTGGGGGTTGTTTCGTCTCGGGTGGGGTTTTAGCCTACGTTCGCTTTTGGGAACGGTGCTTCTTTCCGGTACGGTGGACTTTCTGGTGCCGTTCCTGCCTGTTCCCACCACCGACGCTTTTCTGTCAAGTCTTTACGGCGGCGTTTTGCTCGGTCTGGGGTTGGGAGTTGTCTTCCGGGCTAAGGCCAGCACCGGCGGGACCGATTTGGCGGCGGCGATCCTGCGAAGCTACGTCGGTATTAACGTGGGTCAGCTGTTGTTCTTTATTGACGGGACGGTCGTTCTTGCCGCCGGATTCGCTTTTCGTTCACCGGAACTGGCGATGTATGCCTTGATCACCATCTTTGTCTCGGTCTGGGTGGTCGATGTCGTCCAGGAAGGCCTGGGGTACACCAAGGCCTTCTTAATAGTGTCGGATAAGTATCCGGAAATAGCAAACGTTGTACTCAAGGAACTCGACCGGGGCGTAACCCTGTGGAGGGGGACCGGGGCTTATACGGGAGATGATCGTACCCTTTTGCTGTCGGTGGTATCGAGGAGCGAGGTTACACAGATGAAGGAAGCGGTCTACAGGATAGACCCACGTGCTTTCATAGTTTTGGCTGATGTTCATGAGGTTTTGGGAGAGGGGTTCAAGGAATACAAAAGGTAATTATTCAGGTGCTTCCGAGGGGCGCAGCGATAAGCAACGCGTTGCTGCTTCAGCCGGCAAAGCCGAATCCTCACGTACGTACTTAGTACGCTCCGGTTCGTCTCTGCCGGTCTTCCTTGCACTGCATTACTCCTCGCAGCGCTCCGTAAGTGTCAGGTTACGGCTGAATAGTTGCCACGAAAGAAGATAGATCCGGAGGTTGAGAAAGATGTCGGTGCCTTTTCATGTGTTGCAGGAAAAAGTAATGGAGATACGGCGTTACATCATTCTGATGATAACCGCTGCGGGTTCGGGCCACCCCGGAGGGTCGCTTTCGGCGGCCGATATCGTAGCGGCGCTGTATTTCGGGGTGATGCGGATTGACCCGAAACGTCCGGATGATCCCGACAGGGACCGGTTTGTACTGTCCAAGGGACATGCCGCACCGCTCTTGTACGCGACCCTGGCGGAGCGCGGCTTTTTTCCGGTAAAGGAGCTTATGACCCTTAGAAAACTCGGGAGCCGTTTGCAGGGGCATCCGGATATGCGCAAACTGCCGGGTGTGGAGATGTCTACCGGCTCACTGGGGCAGGGTCTTTCAGCGGCGAACGGGATGGCGCTTGCCGCAAGGCTTGACGGCCGGGATTACCGGGTCTACGTTGTGCTAGGAGACGGGGAAACCCAGGAAGGCCAGGT
This region includes:
- a CDS encoding transketolase: MSVPFHVLQEKVMEIRRYIILMITAAGSGHPGGSLSAADIVAALYFGVMRIDPKRPDDPDRDRFVLSKGHAAPLLYATLAERGFFPVKELMTLRKLGSRLQGHPDMRKLPGVEMSTGSLGQGLSAANGMALAARLDGRDYRVYVVLGDGETQEGQVWEAAMAAAHYKLDNITAFLDYNGLQIDGAVEEVMSLGQVADKWRAFGWHVIEIDGHDLKAILAAAEEAKGIKDKPTMVVARTIKGKGVSFMENQVDWHGSAPKGEQSMKALIELGAPIS
- a CDS encoding YitT family protein; this translates as MLGRVVWNLLLFLIGVVLIALGLDLFLVPNKIAAGGVSGIATVLHYVFGFPVGVSMLALNVPLFFWGLFRLGWGFSLRSLLGTVLLSGTVDFLVPFLPVPTTDAFLSSLYGGVLLGLGLGVVFRAKASTGGTDLAAAILRSYVGINVGQLLFFIDGTVVLAAGFAFRSPELAMYALITIFVSVWVVDVVQEGLGYTKAFLIVSDKYPEIANVVLKELDRGVTLWRGTGAYTGDDRTLLLSVVSRSEVTQMKEAVYRIDPRAFIVLADVHEVLGEGFKEYKR